One Candidatus Sulfurimonas baltica DNA segment encodes these proteins:
- a CDS encoding DUF2971 domain-containing protein: MHLYKYVSNPNFILNDGYIRATQLSALNDPFEATYSKKALKKLTKEFNCELDDKELLKYIEENKHKVCVISFTEAKDDLLMWAHYANEHKGALIGFSFYTGYTVFFKKLFRFTETALDKPFDYYDGKCHAIIYRKQQMYKIDMFDRDYSNISVEGEDRLLFEIFLQKSDEWIYEKEHRIILKLSQADKVILDDFDKYKDIKFIDNMLNNDISENPKIEFESCKKENGDKCTKLHIFLEDIESEEDRSVWGNSLANLAKNNPEILYLFKIDSSSICSLTYGIKSSKEIRNNEYLYPKQTGYFERYNTRLNKKNYTLKFQKIEE; this comes from the coding sequence ATGCATTTGTATAAATATGTGAGTAATCCAAATTTTATTTTGAATGATGGTTATATTCGTGCTACTCAATTAAGTGCTTTAAACGATCCATTTGAAGCAACTTATTCTAAAAAAGCATTAAAAAAATTAACAAAAGAATTTAATTGTGAGTTAGATGACAAAGAGCTTCTAAAGTATATTGAAGAGAATAAACATAAAGTTTGTGTTATCAGTTTTACAGAGGCTAAGGATGATTTATTAATGTGGGCACATTATGCAAACGAACATAAAGGTGCATTAATAGGATTTTCTTTTTATACAGGCTATACAGTTTTTTTTAAGAAATTATTTAGATTTACAGAAACAGCTCTTGATAAACCTTTTGATTATTATGATGGCAAATGTCATGCAATAATATATAGAAAACAACAAATGTATAAAATTGATATGTTTGATAGAGACTATAGTAATATTTCTGTTGAAGGTGAAGATAGATTATTATTTGAAATATTTCTTCAAAAAAGTGATGAATGGATATATGAAAAAGAGCATAGAATTATTTTAAAACTTTCTCAAGCTGATAAAGTGATATTGGATGATTTTGATAAGTATAAGGATATAAAATTTATTGATAATATGTTAAATAATGACATATCGGAAAACCCTAAAATTGAATTTGAAAGTTGTAAAAAAGAGAATGGTGATAAATGTACAAAACTTCATATATTTTTAGAAGATATTGAAAGTGAAGAGGATAGAAGTGTATGGGGAAATTCACTAGCAAATTTAGCAAAAAATAACCCTGAAATTTTGTATCTATTTAAAATAGATTCTAGTTCTATATGCTCTTTAACTTATGGAATAAAATCTAGTAAAGAAATTAGGAATAACGAGTATTTATATCCAAAGCAAACAGGTTATTTTGAAAGATATAACACTAGGTTAAATAAAAAAAATTATACATTGAAATTTCAAAAAATAGAGGAATGA
- a CDS encoding class I SAM-dependent DNA methyltransferase: protein MALSWNEIKNRAINFSKEWESEAREHAESQSFWNEFFNIFGISRKRVASFEEPVKKLGEKRGRIDLFWKGVLLVEHKSKGKDLDKAYTQALDYFPGLKEAELPKYILISDFEIFRLYDLEENTTHEFNINELYKNVNLFGFIAGYTKHKVVAEDPINIKAALLMGKLHDALKETGYDGHPLEHFLVRLLFLLFAEDTAIFEKRLFTEFLENKTHEDGSDVGSKLAELYQVLNTPQEKRLKNLDESVNAFPYVNGRLFEEFLPIVSFDTKMREALLECCYLDWALISPAIFGSLFQSIMDKAHRRNLGAHYTSEGNILKLIKPLFLDELYEKFEKVKKNKTKLQEFHKELSTLHFLDPACGSGNFLILSYRELRKLEFEILKLLHVESVLDIEAIVWCDVDQFHGIEYEEFAAQIARVAMWLIDHQMNMMISEYFGQYFARLPLKKSANIVHGNSLHVEWEDVIAKDKLSFILGNPPFIGKQLQGKEQKEDMKKIFGKVQGAGVLDYVTAWYLKAARYIQNTNIKVAFVSTNSIAQGEQVGILWKELFDNYKIKIHFAHQTFNWSNEAKANAAVHVVIIGFANFDSDNKTIFEYEDIKAEPHAKSVKNINPYLVEGDDFVIEKRRKPICDVPNISFGSMPNDGGNFLLTDEDKAELLLQEPMAEKYIKPLLSASEFLNGKNRWCLWLEDLEPNDLKSMPQVKQRIENVKKLREESTREATKKLAEYPTLFGENRQSKSNFVLIPLHSSENRIYIPMGFFNEKYIANNSTSTIPINSLSHFGILTSLMHMTWVKYTAGRIKSDYRYSNELVYNNYPFPKNVSEKNRLHVEEKAQKVLEVRESFKDSSLADLYDPLAMPPKLKKAHQELDKAVDKCYTNKIFKNDKERIEFLFELYEEYLGESN from the coding sequence ATGGCACTAAGCTGGAACGAGATAAAAAACAGAGCGATAAACTTTTCCAAAGAGTGGGAAAGTGAAGCAAGAGAACATGCAGAATCGCAAAGCTTTTGGAATGAATTTTTCAATATTTTCGGCATTAGTCGTAAACGTGTAGCGTCCTTTGAAGAGCCTGTTAAAAAGCTCGGTGAAAAACGGGGGCGGATTGACCTTTTTTGGAAAGGTGTTTTGCTCGTCGAACACAAATCAAAAGGCAAAGATTTAGACAAAGCCTACACTCAGGCACTTGATTATTTCCCCGGCTTAAAAGAAGCCGAACTTCCAAAATACATTCTCATCTCCGATTTTGAAATCTTTAGACTTTATGACTTAGAAGAGAACACCACGCACGAATTTAACATAAACGAACTCTACAAAAATGTCAATCTTTTTGGTTTTATAGCAGGCTACACAAAACATAAAGTTGTTGCAGAAGACCCCATCAACATCAAAGCCGCCCTGCTTATGGGAAAACTTCATGATGCGCTCAAAGAGACAGGTTATGACGGGCATCCGCTAGAGCATTTTTTAGTAAGGCTTCTGTTTTTACTTTTTGCAGAAGATACAGCCATTTTTGAAAAAAGACTTTTTACGGAGTTTCTTGAAAATAAAACACATGAAGATGGAAGTGATGTCGGGAGTAAACTAGCCGAACTTTATCAAGTGTTAAACACACCGCAAGAAAAAAGACTCAAAAATCTTGATGAGAGTGTAAACGCATTTCCTTATGTAAACGGAAGGCTTTTTGAAGAGTTTTTGCCGATAGTTTCGTTCGATACTAAAATGCGAGAAGCACTTTTGGAGTGCTGTTATCTTGACTGGGCACTGATAAGCCCTGCGATTTTTGGCTCACTTTTTCAGTCCATCATGGACAAAGCCCACAGACGAAATCTAGGTGCGCACTACACAAGTGAGGGCAACATCTTAAAGCTCATAAAACCTCTCTTTTTAGATGAACTTTATGAAAAATTTGAAAAAGTAAAGAAAAACAAAACGAAGCTCCAAGAGTTTCACAAAGAACTCTCAACACTCCACTTTTTAGACCCTGCATGTGGAAGCGGAAACTTTCTTATTCTCTCATACAGGGAGTTACGCAAACTCGAATTTGAAATTTTAAAACTCTTACATGTAGAGAGTGTTTTGGATATTGAAGCCATAGTTTGGTGTGACGTTGACCAGTTTCACGGCATAGAGTACGAAGAGTTTGCCGCACAGATAGCCAGAGTTGCCATGTGGCTCATCGACCATCAAATGAACATGATGATAAGTGAGTATTTCGGACAATATTTCGCAAGACTTCCGCTCAAAAAATCGGCAAATATCGTGCATGGAAATTCTTTACATGTAGAGTGGGAAGATGTGATAGCAAAAGATAAACTCTCTTTTATTCTTGGAAATCCGCCGTTTATAGGCAAGCAATTGCAAGGCAAAGAACAAAAAGAAGATATGAAAAAAATCTTTGGCAAAGTTCAGGGTGCAGGAGTTTTAGACTATGTTACGGCTTGGTATCTCAAAGCCGCACGCTACATTCAAAATACAAACATAAAAGTTGCCTTTGTCTCCACAAACTCCATCGCTCAGGGCGAACAGGTCGGCATACTTTGGAAAGAACTGTTTGATAACTATAAAATAAAAATCCACTTTGCACATCAAACTTTTAACTGGAGCAACGAAGCAAAAGCAAACGCAGCTGTACATGTAGTGATAATCGGATTTGCAAATTTTGACAGCGACAACAAAACTATCTTTGAATATGAAGATATTAAAGCAGAACCACATGCTAAGAGTGTAAAAAATATCAATCCTTATTTGGTTGAAGGCGATGATTTTGTAATTGAGAAAAGAAGAAAACCAATTTGCGATGTTCCAAATATATCTTTTGGTAGTATGCCAAATGACGGCGGAAACTTTTTACTTACCGATGAAGATAAAGCAGAACTTTTACTACAAGAGCCAATGGCTGAAAAATATATAAAACCATTACTAAGTGCAAGTGAATTTTTAAACGGTAAAAATAGATGGTGTTTGTGGCTTGAAGATTTAGAACCAAATGATTTAAAATCAATGCCACAGGTTAAGCAACGCATAGAAAATGTAAAAAAACTAAGAGAAGAAAGTACGAGAGAAGCTACCAAAAAACTAGCAGAGTATCCGACTCTTTTTGGAGAGAACAGACAGTCAAAAAGTAATTTTGTATTGATTCCATTACATTCATCAGAAAATAGAATATATATACCAATGGGATTTTTTAATGAAAAGTATATAGCAAATAATTCAACAAGTACAATTCCAATAAATTCTTTGTCACATTTTGGAATTTTAACATCGCTGATGCACATGACCTGGGTCAAATATACGGCTGGAAGAATTAAAAGTGATTACAGATATTCAAATGAGCTAGTTTACAACAACTACCCATTCCCAAAAAATGTAAGCGAAAAAAATAGACTACATGTAGAAGAAAAAGCACAAAAAGTTTTAGAGGTTCGAGAGAGTTTCAAAGACAGCTCACTAGCCGACCTCTACGACCCACTAGCCATGCCACCAAAACTAAAAAAAGCCCACCAAGAGTTAGACAAAGCAGTAGACAAATGCTACACAAATAAAATTTTCAAAAATGACAAAGAGAGAATTGAGTTTTTGTTTGAGTTGTATGAGGAGTATTTGGGTGAAAGTAATTGA
- a CDS encoding 4-(cytidine 5'-diphospho)-2-C-methyl-D-erythritol kinase yields MKIYKAYAKVNIFLKITGMRANYHEIISRFMRVDSLYDELSFVFKESDEFKIIGDFSCTTEQNTIYKAYLSLLDFLSEPLAVSLQSLMQKYAVHVKKNIPAFAGLGGGSSDAATFLKMCNEVLHLGLSQNELATVGLKVGADVPFFVYGFDSANVGGIGEVVEEFKEPLLEFEVFTPKVEISTPKVYAVYRENFYDPIDGFKMNELKTTTSSEILNKMSIDEANDLFKPALQEYRELKNHYKHGYYFSGSGSSFFRIK; encoded by the coding sequence ATGAAGATTTACAAAGCTTATGCAAAAGTAAATATCTTTTTAAAAATAACAGGCATGAGAGCTAATTATCATGAGATAATTTCCAGATTTATGAGAGTAGACTCTTTGTACGACGAACTCTCTTTTGTATTCAAAGAGAGTGACGAGTTTAAAATCATAGGTGATTTTTCATGCACCACAGAGCAAAACACAATATATAAAGCATATTTATCTCTTTTAGACTTCTTGAGCGAGCCATTGGCTGTCTCATTACAAAGTTTAATGCAAAAATATGCTGTACATGTAAAGAAAAATATCCCAGCATTTGCGGGGCTTGGCGGCGGAAGCAGTGATGCGGCTACATTTTTGAAAATGTGCAATGAAGTTTTACACTTAGGACTTTCTCAAAATGAACTAGCAACAGTAGGTCTAAAAGTAGGAGCTGACGTTCCGTTTTTTGTTTATGGATTTGACAGTGCAAATGTTGGCGGAATAGGTGAAGTTGTTGAGGAGTTTAAAGAACCTCTTTTAGAGTTTGAGGTTTTTACACCAAAAGTGGAGATAAGTACGCCAAAAGTTTATGCCGTTTATAGAGAAAACTTTTATGATCCAATAGATGGATTTAAAATGAACGAGTTGAAAACAACAACATCCTCTGAAATACTCAATAAAATGAGCATTGATGAAGCAAACGATCTGTTCAAACCAGCACTTCAAGAGTATAGAGAGTTGAAAAATCATTATAAACACGGATATTATTTCAGCGGAAGCGGAAGCAGTTTTTTTAGAATTAAATGA
- the csrA gene encoding carbon storage regulator CsrA has translation MLVLARKLNESIVLGDDTVIKIISIDKGVVKLGIEAPKSVSIMRSELLEDVKDSNIASSKEASLDDVSLLRSLIKK, from the coding sequence ATGTTAGTACTAGCTAGAAAATTAAATGAGTCAATTGTCCTAGGTGATGATACGGTTATAAAGATTATATCTATTGACAAGGGAGTGGTAAAGTTGGGAATAGAAGCTCCTAAAAGTGTAAGTATCATGAGAAGTGAATTACTCGAAGATGTTAAAGATTCAAATATTGCTTCCTCAAAAGAGGCAAGTTTGGATGATGTCAGCTTACTGCGATCTTTGATAAAAAAATAA
- the truB gene encoding tRNA pseudouridine(55) synthase TruB, whose translation MNKLFVAYKPTSISSNFFLTKLKRKYNTKKAGFSGTLDPFAKGVLIIGMGSHTKLFRFLNKAPKIYRATLWLGAQSDSLDTELIKNVEILQELAEEDVLNVIKSLEGELEYEPPIFSAKQINGQRAYDLARAGKEFTLNKINSTIYETKLINYSHPFVTFEATVSEGTYIRSLGLMIANRLGVEFGSLSALERLSEGQFRYNDEKLLNIKNSLSIPENFYTGESDNLKYGRVLAIEDLKTKEDGYYWLDSGGFISIINVVKSEVKYELGRIEC comes from the coding sequence ATGAATAAACTCTTTGTAGCATATAAACCAACAAGCATTAGTTCAAATTTTTTCCTAACAAAGCTAAAAAGAAAATATAATACTAAAAAGGCTGGATTTTCCGGAACACTTGACCCTTTTGCAAAAGGTGTTTTGATTATTGGGATGGGTTCTCACACTAAACTTTTTCGCTTTTTAAACAAAGCTCCAAAAATTTACAGAGCAACCCTTTGGCTCGGAGCACAGTCAGATAGTTTAGATACAGAGTTAATTAAAAATGTAGAAATTTTACAAGAGCTTGCTGAAGAGGATGTTTTAAATGTTATCAAATCTTTAGAGGGTGAGCTTGAATATGAGCCGCCTATATTTAGTGCAAAGCAGATAAACGGACAAAGAGCTTATGACTTGGCTCGTGCAGGAAAAGAGTTTACGCTTAATAAAATAAACTCTACTATTTATGAAACAAAACTTATAAACTATTCACATCCATTTGTCACATTTGAAGCTACGGTCTCAGAGGGAACATACATACGTTCTCTTGGTCTTATGATTGCAAATAGACTAGGAGTAGAGTTTGGAAGTCTTAGTGCTTTAGAGAGACTAAGTGAGGGGCAGTTTCGGTATAATGATGAAAAGCTCTTGAATATTAAAAATTCTTTGAGCATTCCTGAGAATTTTTACACTGGAGAGAGTGATAATCTAAAATATGGAAGAGTTCTTGCTATAGAGGATTTAAAGACGAAAGAAGATGGCTATTATTGGCTTGATAGCGGTGGGTTTATCTCTATTATAAATGTAGTCAAATCAGAAGTAAAATATGAACTAGGCAGGATTGAATGTTAG
- a CDS encoding ATP-dependent helicase has product MKKIFDKLNDSQTKAVKQSEGPVLILAGAGSGKTTTIVSRLAYLVEELGIPASNTLTLTFTNKAAKEMKERASDMMENAAYPPLLCTFHKFGLLFLKFNIHLLNRQNNFVVIDTDDKKRIIKKINSEIPTQLIASEISRYKNSLLTPDDAYKQAELFNYQQIAKVYEEYEVYLLENNLVDFDDLIALTYRLLNENEELARATSEKYRYIMVDEYQDTNELQLKLLQKLCCTHNNLCVVGDDDQSIYGWRGAHIRNIMEFDQDFVGTAVFKLEENYRSREPILKVANSLIEHNRSRLGKKLIPTRGSGEDVTVLNSNDENEESKKIALKIGKLLDSGVKAENIAVLYRVNVLSRSIEEGLNRSGINYKLVGGLRFYDRAEIKDLISYIRVITNFHDDFSFKRIVNKPKRGLGKASVDKIELAAHANDTSIFEYIKKVSVADLESLVRAKNTKTLKKFIKDIQSVAKSVGESTYNFIDVLEDTFHLKDIYTGMQDEADRVLNMDEFYGLFRDFVKNTPEASLDEFLNELTLQSEQDQVEGDSIYMMSIHASKGLEFDHIFVIGLEEGFLPLVGDGSDLEEERRLGYVSFTRAKDTLTLSHASSRFYKGRRSDLQKSRFFNEAGLCEGSLIVEKNTAFKKGDLVRHKIFGTGRVTGISKSGREFKLNINFAGTKRDILASFVERL; this is encoded by the coding sequence ATGAAAAAAATCTTCGACAAACTAAATGATTCACAAACAAAAGCTGTAAAGCAATCAGAAGGTCCTGTTCTAATCTTAGCGGGAGCAGGGAGCGGAAAAACTACTACTATAGTTTCTCGTCTTGCCTATCTGGTTGAAGAGTTGGGTATTCCAGCATCAAACACTTTGACACTTACCTTCACTAATAAAGCGGCAAAAGAGATGAAAGAGCGTGCATCTGACATGATGGAGAATGCTGCTTATCCACCACTTTTATGTACATTTCACAAGTTTGGATTGCTGTTTTTAAAGTTTAATATTCATCTATTAAATAGACAGAACAACTTTGTAGTTATAGATACAGATGACAAAAAAAGAATTATAAAAAAGATAAATTCTGAAATTCCAACACAGTTAATAGCAAGTGAAATATCAAGATACAAAAACTCACTGCTAACCCCAGATGACGCCTATAAGCAGGCTGAACTATTTAACTATCAGCAGATTGCAAAAGTTTATGAAGAGTATGAGGTATATTTACTGGAAAATAATCTGGTCGATTTTGATGACTTGATTGCCCTTACTTATAGACTTTTAAATGAAAATGAGGAACTAGCGCGCGCTACATCTGAGAAGTACCGATATATCATGGTTGATGAGTACCAAGATACAAATGAGCTACAGTTAAAACTTCTACAAAAGCTTTGTTGTACACATAATAATCTCTGCGTTGTCGGTGATGATGACCAGAGTATTTATGGCTGGAGAGGAGCCCATATACGAAATATTATGGAGTTTGATCAAGACTTTGTCGGTACTGCTGTTTTCAAACTTGAAGAGAATTACCGTTCCCGTGAGCCAATATTAAAAGTAGCAAACTCGTTAATCGAGCACAATCGCTCAAGACTTGGAAAAAAACTTATCCCTACTCGCGGAAGTGGCGAAGATGTTACTGTCTTAAACTCTAATGATGAAAATGAAGAGTCCAAAAAGATTGCTTTAAAGATTGGTAAACTCTTGGACTCAGGAGTAAAAGCAGAAAATATAGCTGTTTTGTACAGAGTAAATGTTTTGAGCCGTTCTATAGAAGAGGGGCTGAATCGTTCAGGTATCAATTATAAGCTTGTCGGAGGATTGAGATTTTATGACAGGGCAGAGATAAAAGACCTTATAAGCTATATTAGAGTTATTACAAATTTTCATGATGATTTCTCTTTTAAGCGGATAGTAAATAAACCAAAGAGAGGCTTGGGAAAAGCAAGTGTAGATAAAATCGAGCTGGCCGCACATGCGAATGATACATCAATTTTTGAGTATATTAAAAAAGTGTCAGTTGCAGACTTGGAGTCTCTAGTTAGAGCAAAAAATACCAAAACACTTAAAAAGTTTATTAAAGATATTCAAAGTGTTGCAAAGTCTGTTGGTGAATCTACGTATAATTTTATAGATGTGCTGGAGGATACTTTCCATCTAAAGGACATCTATACTGGAATGCAGGATGAAGCGGATCGAGTCCTTAACATGGATGAGTTTTATGGACTATTCCGTGATTTTGTTAAAAATACTCCAGAGGCATCGTTGGATGAGTTTTTAAATGAACTAACTCTTCAGAGTGAGCAAGATCAGGTTGAGGGGGATAGTATTTATATGATGAGTATTCATGCCTCAAAAGGCTTGGAGTTTGACCATATTTTTGTTATTGGACTTGAAGAGGGCTTTTTGCCGCTTGTCGGTGATGGAAGCGACCTTGAAGAGGAGAGGCGCTTAGGTTATGTCTCTTTTACAAGAGCAAAAGACACTTTAACACTTTCACACGCCTCTAGTAGATTTTATAAGGGTCGCAGAAGCGATTTACAAAAAAGCAGGTTTTTTAATGAGGCTGGACTATGCGAGGGCTCACTGATTGTTGAAAAAAACACTGCATTTAAGAAAGGTGATTTGGTTCGTCATAAAATATTTGGAACAGGACGAGTAACCGGTATTAGCAAATCCGGAAGAGAGTTTAAACTAAATATTAATTTTGCCGGTACAAAAAGAGATATTTTAGCCTCGTTTGTAGAGAGACTATGA
- a CDS encoding LysR family transcriptional regulator, which translates to MLKDFAKLQTFLMVIKERSFSKASAKLGISQPAVTQQIKFIEDYLDTKIVDRKKNGILLTKEGEDLYRIASRLEKAIAGSEKELLKIINKDFTFVMGSSNAIGNYILPNYLCDIKKRIDNNVYMNVALSSEIIDQLQDKKIDVALIESPVFRDGIVYREWVLDELVVFSNQPIKKHLSAEDLMDFDWICRDEHSHTRKLTSEVFEEIGVQCNHFNVLGVLGSPTAIKESILHANKNSERPVVSVMSRHVIAQELKDGRLFEARLKNYKIERHFYIAYLKERKHDAFVDNVVNFLLSLNKV; encoded by the coding sequence ATGTTAAAAGATTTTGCGAAATTACAAACCTTCTTGATGGTTATAAAAGAGAGAAGTTTTTCAAAAGCATCAGCAAAACTTGGAATCTCACAACCTGCCGTTACTCAGCAAATAAAGTTTATTGAAGATTACCTTGATACGAAAATTGTAGATAGAAAAAAGAATGGTATTTTGCTAACTAAAGAGGGTGAAGACCTTTACAGAATTGCATCTAGACTTGAAAAAGCGATAGCTGGAAGCGAAAAAGAACTTTTAAAAATTATCAACAAAGATTTTACGTTTGTTATGGGTTCATCAAATGCAATTGGAAACTATATCTTACCAAACTACCTTTGCGATATCAAAAAAAGAATTGATAACAATGTTTACATGAATGTTGCTCTTTCGAGTGAAATAATCGACCAACTACAAGATAAAAAAATAGATGTCGCACTTATTGAATCTCCTGTTTTTAGAGATGGTATCGTGTATAGAGAGTGGGTTTTAGATGAATTAGTTGTGTTTTCAAATCAGCCTATAAAAAAACACTTATCTGCAGAAGATTTGATGGACTTTGATTGGATTTGCAGAGATGAACACTCTCATACCAGAAAGCTAACTTCTGAAGTTTTTGAAGAGATTGGTGTTCAGTGTAACCACTTTAATGTACTCGGAGTTCTTGGAAGTCCAACTGCAATTAAAGAATCTATACTACATGCTAATAAAAATTCAGAGAGACCTGTTGTATCGGTTATGTCGCGTCACGTAATTGCACAAGAGCTAAAAGATGGAAGACTATTTGAGGCTAGACTTAAAAATTATAAAATTGAGAGACACTTTTATATTGCTTATCTTAAAGAGAGAAAGCACGATGCATTTGTTGATAACGTAGTAAACTTTTTATTATCTCTGAATAAAGTGTAA
- a CDS encoding aminotransferase class IV family protein — protein MNNVFLETIRAVDGEIFHLSYHQKRYESVLESFGINEPMNIKELLNPPKIGIYRCRLIYDISKVPHVIDVTYHEYKKKEVNSLKLVFSNEIDYPVKSVNRDEIDALYNERDDADEILIIKNLLVCDTSIANIAFYSNGEWITSKKPLLKGTTRARLLDEGKIVEADIKVQDIRNFSKVALLNAMVDFYVLDRCEFLI, from the coding sequence GTGAATAATGTTTTTTTAGAAACCATTAGGGCAGTTGATGGAGAAATTTTTCATCTTTCATATCATCAAAAAAGGTATGAGAGTGTTTTGGAATCTTTTGGTATTAATGAACCTATGAATATAAAAGAGCTTTTAAATCCTCCAAAAATAGGCATATATAGATGTCGTCTGATATATGATATATCTAAAGTGCCACATGTAATAGATGTTACATACCATGAGTATAAAAAAAAAGAAGTAAACTCTTTAAAACTTGTTTTTAGCAATGAGATAGATTACCCAGTTAAATCTGTAAATAGAGATGAAATAGATGCCTTATATAATGAAAGAGATGATGCAGACGAGATACTTATCATCAAAAACTTATTAGTTTGTGATACAAGTATAGCTAATATTGCTTTTTATAGTAACGGAGAGTGGATTACATCTAAAAAACCACTTTTAAAAGGGACTACAAGAGCTAGACTTTTAGATGAAGGAAAGATAGTAGAGGCTGATATAAAAGTGCAAGATATTAGAAATTTTTCTAAAGTGGCACTTTTAAACGCTATGGTTGATTTTTATGTGTTAGATAGATGTGAGTTTTTGATATAA
- the cysK gene encoding cysteine synthase A: MKIAKNITELIGNTPMVVLNTPSRLSGATIIGKCEFMNPTSSVKDRIGFNMIRRAQEAGKIIKGTTIIEPTSGNTGIALAANCASQKIKLILTMPESMSLERRSLLRALGAELVLTPASEGMNGAINKADQLHKEIPNSIVLQQFENPANPEIHMLTTANEILNDTDGKIDAFVAAVGTGGTLSGTSKVLKEHVKNIAIFAVEPKDSAVLSGGTAGPHAIQGIGAGFIPKALDITVYGEVIRVSNEDAINTAKMLAKEEGLLVGISAGANVYATMQVASREEFRGKTLVTILCDTGERYLSTALFSE, encoded by the coding sequence ATGAAAATTGCAAAAAACATTACAGAACTTATTGGCAATACTCCAATGGTTGTATTAAACACACCATCAAGATTAAGCGGTGCAACTATTATTGGCAAGTGTGAGTTTATGAATCCTACCAGCTCTGTGAAAGATAGAATAGGCTTTAATATGATTAGACGAGCACAAGAAGCGGGTAAAATAATCAAGGGTACAACAATCATTGAGCCAACAAGTGGAAATACAGGGATAGCATTGGCAGCAAATTGTGCATCGCAAAAAATAAAACTAATTTTGACAATGCCTGAATCTATGAGTTTGGAAAGAAGAAGCCTTTTAAGAGCTTTAGGTGCCGAGCTTGTTTTAACACCCGCTTCAGAGGGTATGAATGGTGCAATAAATAAAGCAGATCAGTTACACAAAGAGATTCCAAACTCTATAGTTCTGCAACAGTTTGAAAATCCGGCAAATCCTGAAATTCACATGTTAACAACAGCTAATGAAATTTTAAATGATACGGATGGAAAGATTGATGCCTTTGTTGCAGCTGTTGGAACAGGTGGCACTTTGAGCGGTACTTCAAAAGTTTTAAAAGAGCATGTGAAAAATATAGCGATATTTGCAGTAGAACCAAAAGACTCAGCAGTACTATCAGGAGGGACTGCTGGTCCACATGCTATTCAAGGTATAGGCGCTGGTTTTATACCTAAAGCATTAGATATAACTGTGTATGGAGAAGTTATAAGAGTTAGTAATGAAGACGCCATAAATACAGCAAAAATGCTAGCCAAAGAGGAAGGGTTGCTTGTCGGAATATCTGCTGGCGCAAATGTATATGCAACAATGCAAGTTGCTTCTAGAGAAGAGTTTAGAGGTAAGACATTAGTGACAATTCTTTGTGATACAGGTGAGAGGTATCTAAGTACGGCATTATTTAGTGAATAA